One window of the Camelina sativa cultivar DH55 chromosome 1, Cs, whole genome shotgun sequence genome contains the following:
- the LOC104792241 gene encoding zinc finger CCCH domain-containing protein 19-like isoform X3 — MDSDSPRASLESFKDDDSECAHVSNEPNLEETCGGGSSVGGEGVRDVNSSAAASELVPPEPVSADENGEGAGLNSVPEIGDVVEGGAPVDVVVSSELSPVVGRGGGEDAAFDVQERDSVGGEATAVEPSSVVGEGGEEEGTASIVRKGDFSVEGSDSKANLSGDRPEENKEVSMEEEHPSHDLSGYEVNGVDSLNAEVKREEGEQVVCGGVAGEESSQAIESELGENTESEKEKVDLMEEETAAQAASLVNDIEIPDDKEVACENEFVEEEPVKEELQIGEGAKDLTDGDAKEGVDGIEDAMDIQVLKKSEEEEKLDGAAVSDIETKPQEMDDVATVVSEKTAVPVDISSAVVTQFAGETSNDKEIIKNDVKEDAENDSEAGKSLDIHVPEAAEEVETDVKYGDGIEKEGDGLGGEGKAGQTVDLDESREENQELSHEVAKVDETKISEVSEEAEPMIGDADKEKDDDMTDLAEDMETHGDSSVADIEQGREDHEDMGLTEMTETQEETAMGKVDGTNIAEVSEETETRIEDRGQGKDDVMTDVAEDVVTHGDSSLADIEEGKKNHEDITDTLEESVTAEMGDEDPEDVDEETKSAGGKRKRGRNTKTVKGTGKKKEEDVCFMCFDGGDLVLCDRRGCPKAYHPSCVDRDEAFFQSKGKWNCGWHLCSKCEKAATYLCYTCMFSLCKGCAKDAVFFCIRGNKGLCETCMETVKLIERKEQEKEPAQLDFDDKTSWEYLFKDYWIDLKTQLSLSPEELDQAKSPRKGQESNASKQGTASETDYVTDGGSDSDSSPKKRKTRSRSKSGSPANKNFSGETTEWASKELLDVVVHMRRGDRSFVPESDVQNLLLAYIKRYNLRDPRRKSQVICDSRLQNLFGKSHVGHFEMLNLLDSHLLKKEQNQSDDIQSDIADTEEPNHVDVDENSDHPMKSGKDKKRKTRKKSVRKGRQSNLDDFAAVDLHNINLIYLRRSLVEDLLEDSAAFEEKVASAFVRLRISGNQKQDIYRLVQVVGTSKAPEPYKVGKKTTDFVLEILNLDKTEVVSIDIISNQDFTEDECKRLKQSIKCGLINRLTVGGIQEKAIALQEVRVKNLLEAEILRFSHLRDRASDMGRRKELRECVEKLQLLKSPEERQRRLEEIPEIHADPKMDPDCESEDEDEKEEMEKEKQLRPRSSSFNRRGRDPISPRKGGFSSNESWTGTSKYSKTSANRELSRSYSGRGSNGRGDYLGSSDDMVSENMWPSAREREVQPSLGSEKPRSVTIPETTPRSSRAVAPPELSPRIAPEIPTAPPAVVQQPVPKSNESEKIWHYKDPSGKVQGPFSMAQLRKWNNTGYFPAKLEIWKAKESPLDSILLTDALAGLFQKQTQAVNNSYTNTQVAAYSGQSSQSDSNLGSTARTAPTIEIPRNSQDTWSQGGSLPSPTPNQITTPTAKRRNFESRWSPTKHSPPSPNQLMNYAVAQSGQSQASRIDGPVVVHSAGALQPQTYPIPTSDSINASVIHPATLPSPTPTGGKQSWGSMQTDHRGSDALSSQNSSTSYGTTNPSVLPSQSQPGFPPSDSWKVAAPSQPNPQAQTHWGMNMVNNQNSGQLQAPANQNSSWGQGTVNPNMGWVGPAQAGGNVNWAGSSVPSTGQGIPNSGWGGPVQGQPQAYPNPGWGVTAVPQAQAQSQAQVQAPVSTTGAGWIQPGQGMQSGNNNQNWGTQHQMAIPSGGSGGNQAGYWGNQQNQNGDSGYGWNRQSSGSGGQNNNFKGQRVCKFFRENGHCRKGASCNYLHN; from the exons ATGGATTCTGACTCGCCGAGAGCTTCTCTTGAGTCGTTTAAGGATGATGATTCTGAATGTGCTCATGTTTCCAACGAACCTAATCTCGAGGAAACGTGCGGTGGTGGTTCGTCTGTTGGTGGTGAAGGAGTTAGGGATGTGAATTCGTCCGCCGCTGCGTCGGAGCTCGTGCCTCCGGAGCCGGTCTCGGCGGATGAGAATGGAGAAGGTGCGGGTTTGAATTCCGTACCTGAGATCGGTGATGTGGTTGAAGGGGGAGCTCCTGTTGATGTCGTTGTTTCCTCGGAGCTGTCTCCAGTGGTaggtagaggaggaggagaagatgcAGCTTTTGATGTTCAGGAGAGGGATTCGGTTGGTGGTGAAGCTACGGCGGTGGAACCTTCTTCGGTGGTTGgggaaggaggagaagaggaaggTACGGCTTCAATCGTCAGAAAAGGGGATTTTTCGGTTGAAGGCAGTGATTCAAAAGCTAATTTGTCAGGAGATAGACCTgaggaaaacaaagaagtttCCATGGAAGAAGAACATCCATCACATGACCTTTCAGGTTATGAGGTAAACGGAGTTGATTCTCTGAATGCTGAGGTAAAGAGAGAGGAAGGTGAACAGGTAGTTTGTGGAGGCGTTGCTGGTGAGGAGAGTAGTCAGGCGATAGAGAGTGAGTTAGGGGAGAATACAGAGTCCGAAAAGGAAA AGGTAGATTTGATGGAGGAGGAAACTGCAGCGCAAGCTGCCTCCTTGGTTAATGACATAGAAATTCCTGATGATAAAGAGGTAGCTTGCGAAAATGAATTTGTAGAGGAAGAGCCAGTGAAAGAGGAGTTACAAATAGGGGAAGGAGCTAAGGATCTGACAGATGGGGATGCAAAAGAAGGTGTGGATGGCATAGAAGATGCAATGGACATACAGGTATTGAAGAAatcagaggaggaagaaaagcTTGATGGTGCTGCTGTATCGGATATTGAAACTAAGCCCCAAGAGATGGATGATGTGGCTACGGTGGTGTCTGAAAAAACTGCGGTTCCAGTGGATATATCATCAGCTGTTGTTACTCAGTTTGCTGGGGAAACAAGTAATGATAAGGAAATTATAAAGAATGATGTCAAAGAAGATGCTGAGAACGATTCAGAAGCTGGTAAGTCACTGGACATACATGTACCAGAGGCTGCAGAAGAAGTAGAAACAGATGTTAAGTATGGTGATGGGATAGAGAAAGAAGGCGATGGGTTAGGTGGTGAGGGAAAAGCAGGTCAGACAGTTGATTTGGACGAATCTCGAGAAGAAAACCAAGAACTATCTCACGAAGTGGCTAAAGTAGATGAAACGAAGATTTCTGAAGTGTCAGAAGAAGCAGAGCCAATGATTGGAGATGCGgataaggagaaagatgacGACATGACTGATTTGGCAGAGGATATGGAAACCCATGGAGACTCCTCAGTAGCTGATATTGAGCAGGGAAGGGAAGATCATGAAGATATGGGACTTACAGAGATGACAGAGACACAGGAGGAGACTGCTATGGGTAAAGTAGACGGAACAAATATTGCTGAAGTGtcagaagaaacagagacaaGGATTGAAGATAGGGGTCAGGGGAAAGATGATGTGATGACTGATGTGGCGGAGGATGTGGTAACACATGGAGACTCCTCACTAGCTGATATTGAAGAGGGGAAGAAAAATCATGAAGATATTACAGATACACTGGAGGAAAGTGTTACGGCTGAGATGGGTGATGAAGATCCtgaggatgttgatgaagaaacTAAGAGTGCTGGAGGAAAGAGGAAGCGGGGGAGAAATACAAAGACAGTAAAAGGGAcgggaaagaagaaagaagaagatgtttgtTTCATGTGCTTTGATGGGGGTGATCTTGTCCTTTGTGACCGCAG GGGATGCCCAAAAGCTTACCACCCATCCTGTGTAGATCGAGATGAGGCTTTCTTCCAGTCAAAGGGTAAATGGAACTGTG GATGGCACCTGTGTAGCAAATGTGAGAAAGCTGCAACCTACTTGTGTTATACATGCATGTTTTCATTATGCAAGGGCTGCGCCAAGGATGCTGTCTTCTTTTGCATCAGAGGTAATAAGGGTTTGTGTGAGACATGCATGGAGACAGTCAAGTTGATAGAAAGAAAAGAGCAAGAAAAGGAGCCG GCGCAGTTGGATTTTGATGACAAGACCAGCTGGGAATATCTCTTTAAGGATTACTGGATTGATTTGAAAACCCAGTTATCTTTAAGTCCAGAGGAGCTTGATCAGGCTAAGAGCCCACGAAAGGGACAGGAGTCCAATGCTAGCAAACAGGGAACAGCCAGCGAGACTGACTATGTTACAGATGGAGGATCAGATTCAGATAGTTCTCCAAAAAAGAGGAAGACCAGGAGTCGATCAAAGTCTGGTTCACCAGCCAATAAGAATTTTTCAGGTGAAACTACGGAGTGGGCTTCCAAGGAACTTTTGGATGTGGTCGTGCATATGAGACGTGGTGACAGATCTTTCGTACCTGAGTCAGACGTACAGAATCTCCTGCTGGcctatataaaaagatacaaTCTTCGTGATCCCCGTCGTAAGAGCCAGGTTATCTGTGACTCCAGGCTTCAAAATTTGTTCGGAAAATCACATGTTGGGCACTTTGAGATGTTAAATCTCCTTGATTCTCATTTGCTTAAAAAAGAGCAAAATCAGTCGGATGATATTCAAAGTGACATTGCTGATACAGAAGAGCCCAATCATGTGGATGTTGATGAAAACTCTGACCATCCAATGAAAAGTGGGAAGGATAAGAAACGTAAAACACGCAAAAAAAGTGTCAGGAAAGGACGTCAATCTAATCTTGATGATTTTGCTGCTGTTGATTTGCACAACATTAATTTGATATACTTAAGGCGGAGCTTGGTGGAAGATCTACTTGAAGATTCTGCAGCCTTTGAAGAAAAAGTTGCTAGTGCATTTGTTAGGTTAAGGATATCTGGAAATCAAAAGCAAGATATATATCGACTGGTTCAAGTTGTtg GCACAAGCAAAGCTCCTGAACCATATAAAGTTGGGAAAAAAACAACAGACTTTGTTCTTGAGATACTGAACTTGGACAAAACTGAAGTGGTATCCATTGACATTATATCAAATCAAGATTTTACTGAG GATGAATGTAAACGTCTAAAGCAGAGCATAAAATGTGGATTAATCAACAGGCTGACAGTG GGTGGTATACAAGAGAAGGCCATTGCACTGCAGGAAGTGAGAGTCAAAAAC TTGCTGGAAGCAGAGATCCTACGTTTCAGCCATTTGCGTGATCGTGCTAGTGACATGGGCCGCAGAAAAGA GCTACGAGAGTGCGTGGAGAAACTGCAACTGTTAAAATCTCCAGAGGAACGGCAGCGGAGGCTAGAAGAAATTCCAGAAATACATGCTGATCCCAAAATGGATCCGGATTGTGAatcagaagatgaagatgaaaaagaagaaatggaaaaag AGAAACAACTGAGGCCGCGAAGCAGTAGCTTTAACAGAAGAGGAAGGGATCCAATATCTCCACGAAAGGGAGGATTTAGTTCCAATGAATCATGGACTGGCACAAGTAAATACTCAAAAACAAGTGCAAATCGTGAATTAAGCAGAAGTTATTCGGGTAGGGGTTCTAATGGTAGAGGGGATTATCTTGGTAGTTCTGACGACATGGTTAGTGAAAATATGTGGCCATCAGCTAGAGAAAGAGAAGTGCAACCATCTTTAGGCTCTGAGAAGCCAAGATCTGTTACAATTCCTGAAACTACTCCTAGAAGTTCTCGTGCTGTTGCGCCACCGGAATTATCTCCTAGGATTGCGCCTGAAATTCCCACGGCGCCCCCTGCTGTTGTTCAGCAACCTGTTCCCAAGTCAAATGAGTCAGAGAAAATATGGCATTACAAGGACCCTTCTGGTAAAGTTCAAGGACCTTTTTCGATGGCGCAGCTCCGTAAATGGAACAACACTGGGTACTTCCCTGCTAAGTTGGAAATCTGGAAAGCGAAAGAGTCACCGTTGGACTCTATTCTCCTGACTGATGCATTAGCTGGATTATTTCAGAAGCAAACCCAGGCGGTGAATAATAGCTATACGAATACTCAGGTAGCAGCTTATTCTGGTCAATCAAGCCAATCTGATTCCAATTTAGGTTCTACTGCTAGGACTGCTCCAACCATTGAGATTCCTAGGAATTCCCAAGATACTTGGAGTCAAGGTGGTAGTCTTCCATCCCCTACTCCAAATCAAATCACTACTCCAACAGCAAAAAGGCGAAATTTTGAGAGCAGATGGTCTCCAACCAAGCATTCTCCGCCGTCACCTAATCAGTTGATGAATTATGCAGTAGCACAATCTGGACAGAGTCAAGCATCTAGGATAGATGGCCCTGTGGTTGTACATTCTGCTGGTGCTCTACAACCTCAAACGTACCCTATTCCAACATCAGACTCGATTAACGCTTCTGTTATTCACCCTGCGACTCTTCCATCTCCAACACCAACAGGTGGAAAGCAAAGCTGGGGGAGCATGCAGACAGATCATAGAGGAAGTGATGCTCTCTCTTCTCAGAATAGCTCTACGTCTTATGGCACCACAAATCCTAGTGTTCTCCCGTCACAGAGTCAACCAGGCTTTCCTCCATCTGATTCTTGGAAGGTTGCAGCTCCAAGCCAGCCGAATCCACAAGCTCAAACTCACTGGGGTATGAACATGGTGAACAACCAAAACTCAGGACAACTTCAGGCTCCAGCAAACCAGAACAGCAGCTGGGGTCAAGGGACCGTAAATCCAAACATGGGATGGGTTGGTCCTGCTCAAGCTGGAGGGAATGTAAACTGGGCTGGATCTTCTGTTCCCTCGACTGGTCAGGGAATCCCTAATTCTGGCTGGGGCGGGCCTGTCCAAGGACAACCACAAGCTTATCCAAACCCAGGGTGGGGTGTTACAGCTGTCCCTCAAGCTCAAGCTCAATCACAAGCTCAAGTTCAAGCACCAGTGAGTACCACGGGCGCGGGATGGATTCAACCAGGTCAAGGGATGCAGTCTGGGAACAACAATCAAAATTGGGGAACACAACATCAGATGGCGATCCCAAGCGGTGGGTCAGGAGGGAACCAAGCCGGTTACTGGGGAAACCAACAGAACCAGAATGGAGATTCTGGGTATGGTTGGAACAGGCAGTCAAGTGGAAGTGGTgggcagaacaacaacttcaaggGGCAAAGAGTGTGCAAGTTCTTCCGTGAAAATGGACATTGTAGGAAAGGAGCATCCTGCAATTACCTCcacaactaa
- the LOC104792241 gene encoding zinc finger CCCH domain-containing protein 19-like isoform X1, whose protein sequence is MDSDSPRASLESFKDDDSECAHVSNEPNLEETCGGGSSVGGEGVRDVNSSAAASELVPPEPVSADENGEGAGLNSVPEIGDVVEGGAPVDVVVSSELSPVVGRGGGEDAAFDVQERDSVGGEATAVEPSSVVGEGGEEEGTASIVRKGDFSVEGSDSKANLSGDRPEENKEVSMEEEHPSHDLSGYEVNGVDSLNAEVKREEGEQVVCGGVAGEESSQAIESELGENTESEKEKVDLMEEETAAQAASLVNDIEIPDDKEVACENEFVEEEPVKEELQIGEGAKDLTDGDAKEGVDGIEDAMDIQVLKKSEEEEKLDGAAVSDIETKPQEMDDVATVVSEKTAVPVDISSAVVTQFAGETSNDKEIIKNDVKEDAENDSEAGKSLDIHVPEAAEEVETDVKYGDGIEKEGDGLGGEGKAGQTVDLDESREENQELSHEVAKVDETKISEVSEEAEPMIGDADKEKDDDMTDLAEDMETHGDSSVADIEQGREDHEDMGLTEMTETQEETAMGKVDGTNIAEVSEETETRIEDRGQGKDDVMTDVAEDVVTHGDSSLADIEEGKKNHEDITDTLEESVTAEMGDEDPEDVDEETKSAGGKRKRGRNTKTVKGTGKKKEEDVCFMCFDGGDLVLCDRRGCPKAYHPSCVDRDEAFFQSKGKWNCGWHLCSKCEKAATYLCYTCMFSLCKGCAKDAVFFCIRGNKGLCETCMETVKLIERKEQEKEPAQLDFDDKTSWEYLFKDYWIDLKTQLSLSPEELDQAKSPRKGQESNASKQGTASETDYVTDGGSDSDSSPKKRKTRSRSKSGSPANKNFSGETTEWASKELLDVVVHMRRGDRSFVPESDVQNLLLAYIKRYNLRDPRRKSQVICDSRLQNLFGKSHVGHFEMLNLLDSHLLKKEQNQSDDIQSDIADTEEPNHVDVDENSDHPMKSGKDKKRKTRKKSVRKGRQSNLDDFAAVDLHNINLIYLRRSLVEDLLEDSAAFEEKVASAFVRLRISGNQKQDIYRLVQVVGTSKAPEPYKVGKKTTDFVLEILNLDKTEVVSIDIISNQDFTEDECKRLKQSIKCGLINRLTVGGIQEKAIALQEVRVKNLLEAEILRFSHLRDRASDMGRRKELRECVEKLQLLKSPEERQRRLEEIPEIHADPKMDPDCESEDEDEKEEMEKEKQLRPRSSSFNRRGRDPISPRKGGFSSNESWTGTSKYSKTSANRELSRSYSGRGSNGRGDYLGSSDDMVSENMWPSAREREVQPSLGSEKPRSVTIPETTPRSSRAVAPPELSPRIAPEIPTAPPAVVQQPVPKSNESEKIWHYKDPSGKVQGPFSMAQLRKWNNTGYFPAKLEIWKAKESPLDSILLTDALAGLFQKQTQAVNNSYTNTQVAAYSGQSSQSDSNLGSTARTAPTIEIPRNSQDTWSQGGSLPSPTPNQITTPTAKRRNFESRWSPTKHSPPSPNQLMNYAVAQSGQSQASRIDGPVVVHSAGALQPQTYPIPTSDSINASVIHPATLPSPTPTGGKQSWGSMQTDHRGSDALSSQNSSTSYGTTNPSVLPSQSQPGFPPSDSWKVAAPSQPNPQAQTHWGMNMVNNQNSGQLQAPANQNSSWGQGTVNPNMGWVGPAQAGGNVNWAGSSVPSTGQGIPNSGWGGPVQGQPQAYPNPGWGVTAVPQAQAQSQAQVQAPVSTTGAGWIQPGQGMQSGNNNQNWGTQHQMAIPSGGSGGNQAGYWGNQQNQNGDSGYGWNRQSSGSGGQNNNFKGQRVCKFFRENGHCRKGASCNYLHN, encoded by the exons ATGGATTCTGACTCGCCGAGAGCTTCTCTTGAGTCGTTTAAGGATGATGATTCTGAATGTGCTCATGTTTCCAACGAACCTAATCTCGAGGAAACGTGCGGTGGTGGTTCGTCTGTTGGTGGTGAAGGAGTTAGGGATGTGAATTCGTCCGCCGCTGCGTCGGAGCTCGTGCCTCCGGAGCCGGTCTCGGCGGATGAGAATGGAGAAGGTGCGGGTTTGAATTCCGTACCTGAGATCGGTGATGTGGTTGAAGGGGGAGCTCCTGTTGATGTCGTTGTTTCCTCGGAGCTGTCTCCAGTGGTaggtagaggaggaggagaagatgcAGCTTTTGATGTTCAGGAGAGGGATTCGGTTGGTGGTGAAGCTACGGCGGTGGAACCTTCTTCGGTGGTTGgggaaggaggagaagaggaaggTACGGCTTCAATCGTCAGAAAAGGGGATTTTTCGGTTGAAGGCAGTGATTCAAAAGCTAATTTGTCAGGAGATAGACCTgaggaaaacaaagaagtttCCATGGAAGAAGAACATCCATCACATGACCTTTCAGGTTATGAGGTAAACGGAGTTGATTCTCTGAATGCTGAGGTAAAGAGAGAGGAAGGTGAACAGGTAGTTTGTGGAGGCGTTGCTGGTGAGGAGAGTAGTCAGGCGATAGAGAGTGAGTTAGGGGAGAATACAGAGTCCGAAAAG GAAAAGGTAGATTTGATGGAGGAGGAAACTGCAGCGCAAGCTGCCTCCTTGGTTAATGACATAGAAATTCCTGATGATAAAGAGGTAGCTTGCGAAAATGAATTTGTAGAGGAAGAGCCAGTGAAAGAGGAGTTACAAATAGGGGAAGGAGCTAAGGATCTGACAGATGGGGATGCAAAAGAAGGTGTGGATGGCATAGAAGATGCAATGGACATACAGGTATTGAAGAAatcagaggaggaagaaaagcTTGATGGTGCTGCTGTATCGGATATTGAAACTAAGCCCCAAGAGATGGATGATGTGGCTACGGTGGTGTCTGAAAAAACTGCGGTTCCAGTGGATATATCATCAGCTGTTGTTACTCAGTTTGCTGGGGAAACAAGTAATGATAAGGAAATTATAAAGAATGATGTCAAAGAAGATGCTGAGAACGATTCAGAAGCTGGTAAGTCACTGGACATACATGTACCAGAGGCTGCAGAAGAAGTAGAAACAGATGTTAAGTATGGTGATGGGATAGAGAAAGAAGGCGATGGGTTAGGTGGTGAGGGAAAAGCAGGTCAGACAGTTGATTTGGACGAATCTCGAGAAGAAAACCAAGAACTATCTCACGAAGTGGCTAAAGTAGATGAAACGAAGATTTCTGAAGTGTCAGAAGAAGCAGAGCCAATGATTGGAGATGCGgataaggagaaagatgacGACATGACTGATTTGGCAGAGGATATGGAAACCCATGGAGACTCCTCAGTAGCTGATATTGAGCAGGGAAGGGAAGATCATGAAGATATGGGACTTACAGAGATGACAGAGACACAGGAGGAGACTGCTATGGGTAAAGTAGACGGAACAAATATTGCTGAAGTGtcagaagaaacagagacaaGGATTGAAGATAGGGGTCAGGGGAAAGATGATGTGATGACTGATGTGGCGGAGGATGTGGTAACACATGGAGACTCCTCACTAGCTGATATTGAAGAGGGGAAGAAAAATCATGAAGATATTACAGATACACTGGAGGAAAGTGTTACGGCTGAGATGGGTGATGAAGATCCtgaggatgttgatgaagaaacTAAGAGTGCTGGAGGAAAGAGGAAGCGGGGGAGAAATACAAAGACAGTAAAAGGGAcgggaaagaagaaagaagaagatgtttgtTTCATGTGCTTTGATGGGGGTGATCTTGTCCTTTGTGACCGCAG GGGATGCCCAAAAGCTTACCACCCATCCTGTGTAGATCGAGATGAGGCTTTCTTCCAGTCAAAGGGTAAATGGAACTGTG GATGGCACCTGTGTAGCAAATGTGAGAAAGCTGCAACCTACTTGTGTTATACATGCATGTTTTCATTATGCAAGGGCTGCGCCAAGGATGCTGTCTTCTTTTGCATCAGAGGTAATAAGGGTTTGTGTGAGACATGCATGGAGACAGTCAAGTTGATAGAAAGAAAAGAGCAAGAAAAGGAGCCG GCGCAGTTGGATTTTGATGACAAGACCAGCTGGGAATATCTCTTTAAGGATTACTGGATTGATTTGAAAACCCAGTTATCTTTAAGTCCAGAGGAGCTTGATCAGGCTAAGAGCCCACGAAAGGGACAGGAGTCCAATGCTAGCAAACAGGGAACAGCCAGCGAGACTGACTATGTTACAGATGGAGGATCAGATTCAGATAGTTCTCCAAAAAAGAGGAAGACCAGGAGTCGATCAAAGTCTGGTTCACCAGCCAATAAGAATTTTTCAGGTGAAACTACGGAGTGGGCTTCCAAGGAACTTTTGGATGTGGTCGTGCATATGAGACGTGGTGACAGATCTTTCGTACCTGAGTCAGACGTACAGAATCTCCTGCTGGcctatataaaaagatacaaTCTTCGTGATCCCCGTCGTAAGAGCCAGGTTATCTGTGACTCCAGGCTTCAAAATTTGTTCGGAAAATCACATGTTGGGCACTTTGAGATGTTAAATCTCCTTGATTCTCATTTGCTTAAAAAAGAGCAAAATCAGTCGGATGATATTCAAAGTGACATTGCTGATACAGAAGAGCCCAATCATGTGGATGTTGATGAAAACTCTGACCATCCAATGAAAAGTGGGAAGGATAAGAAACGTAAAACACGCAAAAAAAGTGTCAGGAAAGGACGTCAATCTAATCTTGATGATTTTGCTGCTGTTGATTTGCACAACATTAATTTGATATACTTAAGGCGGAGCTTGGTGGAAGATCTACTTGAAGATTCTGCAGCCTTTGAAGAAAAAGTTGCTAGTGCATTTGTTAGGTTAAGGATATCTGGAAATCAAAAGCAAGATATATATCGACTGGTTCAAGTTGTtg GCACAAGCAAAGCTCCTGAACCATATAAAGTTGGGAAAAAAACAACAGACTTTGTTCTTGAGATACTGAACTTGGACAAAACTGAAGTGGTATCCATTGACATTATATCAAATCAAGATTTTACTGAG GATGAATGTAAACGTCTAAAGCAGAGCATAAAATGTGGATTAATCAACAGGCTGACAGTG GGTGGTATACAAGAGAAGGCCATTGCACTGCAGGAAGTGAGAGTCAAAAAC TTGCTGGAAGCAGAGATCCTACGTTTCAGCCATTTGCGTGATCGTGCTAGTGACATGGGCCGCAGAAAAGA GCTACGAGAGTGCGTGGAGAAACTGCAACTGTTAAAATCTCCAGAGGAACGGCAGCGGAGGCTAGAAGAAATTCCAGAAATACATGCTGATCCCAAAATGGATCCGGATTGTGAatcagaagatgaagatgaaaaagaagaaatggaaaaag AGAAACAACTGAGGCCGCGAAGCAGTAGCTTTAACAGAAGAGGAAGGGATCCAATATCTCCACGAAAGGGAGGATTTAGTTCCAATGAATCATGGACTGGCACAAGTAAATACTCAAAAACAAGTGCAAATCGTGAATTAAGCAGAAGTTATTCGGGTAGGGGTTCTAATGGTAGAGGGGATTATCTTGGTAGTTCTGACGACATGGTTAGTGAAAATATGTGGCCATCAGCTAGAGAAAGAGAAGTGCAACCATCTTTAGGCTCTGAGAAGCCAAGATCTGTTACAATTCCTGAAACTACTCCTAGAAGTTCTCGTGCTGTTGCGCCACCGGAATTATCTCCTAGGATTGCGCCTGAAATTCCCACGGCGCCCCCTGCTGTTGTTCAGCAACCTGTTCCCAAGTCAAATGAGTCAGAGAAAATATGGCATTACAAGGACCCTTCTGGTAAAGTTCAAGGACCTTTTTCGATGGCGCAGCTCCGTAAATGGAACAACACTGGGTACTTCCCTGCTAAGTTGGAAATCTGGAAAGCGAAAGAGTCACCGTTGGACTCTATTCTCCTGACTGATGCATTAGCTGGATTATTTCAGAAGCAAACCCAGGCGGTGAATAATAGCTATACGAATACTCAGGTAGCAGCTTATTCTGGTCAATCAAGCCAATCTGATTCCAATTTAGGTTCTACTGCTAGGACTGCTCCAACCATTGAGATTCCTAGGAATTCCCAAGATACTTGGAGTCAAGGTGGTAGTCTTCCATCCCCTACTCCAAATCAAATCACTACTCCAACAGCAAAAAGGCGAAATTTTGAGAGCAGATGGTCTCCAACCAAGCATTCTCCGCCGTCACCTAATCAGTTGATGAATTATGCAGTAGCACAATCTGGACAGAGTCAAGCATCTAGGATAGATGGCCCTGTGGTTGTACATTCTGCTGGTGCTCTACAACCTCAAACGTACCCTATTCCAACATCAGACTCGATTAACGCTTCTGTTATTCACCCTGCGACTCTTCCATCTCCAACACCAACAGGTGGAAAGCAAAGCTGGGGGAGCATGCAGACAGATCATAGAGGAAGTGATGCTCTCTCTTCTCAGAATAGCTCTACGTCTTATGGCACCACAAATCCTAGTGTTCTCCCGTCACAGAGTCAACCAGGCTTTCCTCCATCTGATTCTTGGAAGGTTGCAGCTCCAAGCCAGCCGAATCCACAAGCTCAAACTCACTGGGGTATGAACATGGTGAACAACCAAAACTCAGGACAACTTCAGGCTCCAGCAAACCAGAACAGCAGCTGGGGTCAAGGGACCGTAAATCCAAACATGGGATGGGTTGGTCCTGCTCAAGCTGGAGGGAATGTAAACTGGGCTGGATCTTCTGTTCCCTCGACTGGTCAGGGAATCCCTAATTCTGGCTGGGGCGGGCCTGTCCAAGGACAACCACAAGCTTATCCAAACCCAGGGTGGGGTGTTACAGCTGTCCCTCAAGCTCAAGCTCAATCACAAGCTCAAGTTCAAGCACCAGTGAGTACCACGGGCGCGGGATGGATTCAACCAGGTCAAGGGATGCAGTCTGGGAACAACAATCAAAATTGGGGAACACAACATCAGATGGCGATCCCAAGCGGTGGGTCAGGAGGGAACCAAGCCGGTTACTGGGGAAACCAACAGAACCAGAATGGAGATTCTGGGTATGGTTGGAACAGGCAGTCAAGTGGAAGTGGTgggcagaacaacaacttcaaggGGCAAAGAGTGTGCAAGTTCTTCCGTGAAAATGGACATTGTAGGAAAGGAGCATCCTGCAATTACCTCcacaactaa